Below is a genomic region from Polypterus senegalus isolate Bchr_013 chromosome 13, ASM1683550v1, whole genome shotgun sequence.
TATTTCAAACTTTGTTTGCTCGTCTTGTGCTGAGTAAACTTGGCAGGAGTCGGCGGGCAGGCGGGCAGGCAGGCCACCTCATAACCAAAAAAGTCCCGAGGCCTCAGACGGAGGAATGAAAGATGAAGTGAGCTGGCGGGGTCTGCCCAGGTGCCGGTGGCTTTGTAAGCGTGACGTGGAGCAGATGGGCAGGAAGCCATCCCGGACCACGCTGACCTCCGAGTGCAGATGTGCGCGGAATAAACAAACGGCGGACGTGCGCTCGGCCAGCTGCTGATCTGCCATTACTAAGACGGcgctttctctttttctcttctttctagCGAGACGAagacgaggaggaggaggccaCACCGTGGCGGAGGTGCGCCCCCTAGGGGCCCCAGTGTATGTCCGCCCCCAAGGGAGATGCGGGGAGCAGACGGTCCGTCCGCACGACATTTGCGCCAGGCGACGGACTGAAGAGCATCCTGCCCGAGCGTCCTCATGAGACTGTCTTGCCCGCCGCTCGGGTCACCAAAGCCGCCCTCGCCACATCGAGCCCTCCGGGCCATCGCCTCGCCTCTGGAGCCACATGCGGCGGGGAGGCCCGTCCCGGTGACGCGCAGGCACTTGCTGACGGCGGGCACCAGAATGGAAGGCCGGCCGAACGCCACGGCCGGCGCCCTCCTGAAACGCCCCGTCTGGCCCACCGTGTCCCTGGCCTGCGTCCTCGGCGCGCTCTTTGTCCTCACGGTGTGTGGCAACGTGCTGGTCTGCTTGGTGGTGTGCCACAACCGCAAGCTGCGCAACCTGACCAACTGCTTCATCGTGTCGCTGGCCGTCACCGACCTGCTGCTCGGCCTCCTGGTGCTGCCCTTCTCGGCCGTCAACGAGCTCTTCCTGAGCTGGCCCTTCGGCGCCACCTTCTGCAACGTCTACACCAGCCTGGACGTCATGCTGTGCACGGCCTCCATCCTCAACCTGTTCATGATCAGCCTGGACCGCTACTACGCCGTCACGGCCCCGCTGCGCTACGCCATGCTGGTGACGCCCAGCAGGGTGGCGGTGGCCCTGGGGGTCATTTGGGTGGTTTCCTTCATGGTGTCCTTCCCCCCGATCCACTTGGGCTGGAACACGGTCAACTTCACGGTGCAGAACAAGGGCGCGGGCGACCGGGACACCACCTGCATGCTGGAGCTGAACAAGGGCTACGCCCTGCTGGACGCCTTTGGCACCTTCTACCTCCCCCTGCTCGTCATGTGCGTCACCTACTACCGCATCTTCAAGATCGCGCGGGAGCAGGCCAAGCGCATCAACACGGCCACCTGCTCGGGCACGGCCGGCGCCCACCTGCACAGCCACCTGGCGCTGCCCTCGGTCAGGGAGCACAAGGCCACCGTCACCCTGGCCGCTGTCATGGGCGCCTTCATCGTCTGCTGGTTTCCCTACTTCACCGTCTTCACCTACTTGGGACTGCAGGGCCACGTGGACCAGACCGTCTATGGCATCGTGCTGTGGCTCGGCTACGCCAACTCCGCGCTCAACCCCATTCTGTATGCCGCTCTCAACCGGGACTTCCGCACGGCGTACAGCCAGCTGCTTCACTGCCGCCAGGTGGGGCCCGCGGCGGTGCCCGCGCTGCACCTGGGCAGACAGCACACGCACGGTGCCACCTGCGAGGAATGCCCGCTGGAGGAGCACGTGCTCACCATGCAGGACAGGAATGGAGAATATCGGCTTTTCCTGAGTGACAACACGCAGAGGTAATGAGGGGGACAGATTGGGAGGGGGGGAGATTCGCATGGAAAGACCACCTCAGCTGCTGCCAGGGTGAGGGCCAGTGAGTGACGTGCCAGCCCTGCAGGGCCATTGGGCCAGCGGTTCACTTTCGTTGCTGTGACGTTGACGTCGCCATTTTTGGTCTCACTTTGGTTTGCAGGTTGTCACGAGGGCTCGCCTCTTGTTTACTGTTGCCATGGCTTTGGCTGATCACGTGACGCAGCTTCCCCAGGTCACAGTGTCCTGGTTCTGATTCATTGGCGACCTTCCTGCAGGTCCCTGTTACACTCACAGGCCGCCCACTCTGGCCCCGGGCTCAGTCTGTGCCCCCCTTAGTCTGGCGAGGTGCCCGGCTCTGCGCTCATCTAGTCCCGTCTGCTGACACGCGGCGTAGACCCCAGAGGTCCTGCTGCGGTCCGAGCGGCGCCACCTGAGCTGCTGCTGCGCCGCCTTGTTGGAGCGATTGAGAGTTTGCCAAGAGCTTCCATGGCTGACCCTTGAAGGGAGCTCATCCTAGAGTGGTCTCCTCTGGAGTACCGCGTGCAGTTGGGGTCtaaaaagaggaggaggaggacagacAGCAGGAGATGAAGAGAGTGACGAAGGGAGATCTAAAATGAGGACACTGGGGACACTGGTCAAGGTCAGCTGACACACACATGGGCTCAGTGACCAGCTGGTGTGGTGGGACTTCACATCTCAAGCTCGCTGTCCTCGTCCAGTCTGATGGCACTGTTGAACGAGTGCCCGTCAAACGTCCGTCCGCCCCGACCGTCACTCTTTCTGATTGGATGGTCGACTGTGCGCCGCAGGCGTAGCCCTCGCCGTTCACTTTTCTGTCGTTTCCCTTCTTGTTTGCCGCCATCACGTTGTCTCGTTCCCAGTCCATTCTGGGTGCTGTTACTCCTCCCATGATTTTGGGTTTGAACCCGGAGCACCTGGTCACAGGAAGGCAGGAGttaactctggacagggtgccaggccaGCGCAGGGCAATGTGAGTccttggaggaggaggaggagtccaTATGGGCAGAGAGTGGGCTGTGATTTGAACCCCTGCCCAGGCTCAACTGGCAGAGGTCCTGGAGGTGTGGCGTGGTGGCTCAGGCTGTCCTGGTGGGCCCTTCACTCTGCTCACCCGCGCCTTGCGCTCACCGATGCGTGAATTTCAATTTGTGACACAGTGGAAAATGTTATCAGCCGCTGGCCCCCCGGGTCCTGTTTGCCAGTCCATTTCCTCAGTGTGACAAAGCGGCCATTCATGGCATTATCTGCGCAGCACCTGCGATTAGCGGCCCGGCCCGGGGCTTTTGTTCAAAGTCGCAGGAGGGACACACGTCAAGGACATCAGGGTGTCTCTCGGGAGCAAGCAGGCGCTGGGCACAGGACGGGCACGCGGGGGTTGCCTCGTGGCATCTGGTCACCCCGCTCAGCGAGGGTCTGTTAAATGACAGGGGGCACCACATTGTGTGTGGTTTAAAAGACAAGGGTGGCAGGTCCGGCCAGTGGCTgggtgtatagcgcctttcaggtgCTCTTCTTATTTAACAACAGCAGACACAAATGAAAAAGTCACTGGCTGAGACAAGGGGCAGACATGGGGACCCCCTAATAAGAGCTGCCACTCCTCCATGGGCCAGAAGGGGGCGCCCGGCGTGACAAGCCTGAGTCCAGAAGAGACACTGAGGACGGACTTTTCAGAGTTGGTTGGTCTGACGGGCGAGTTTGAGGGTTTGCGCAGTTCACGTCGGGGCAACAGAATATGTCTGTAAATAAGCAAAGGGTTTCCGCATCACCGCCACCATTGTCATCGTCATGGATGCCACAGCAGAATGTCAAAGCCAGACCAATGGGTGACACCATGAAGGCTCAGTTAGCTACGGGGCGCCCGCTCTCCAGTTGACTTGGACGCTGCTGCCGCTCCTGCCTGTTGGGCATTTCCACGTTCATTTTGCCCTCAGCCTGCTCTGTCCCTCTAGCAGGGCGCTGGGCAATCGCCATGATACAGTGGGCCTGGTGTCTTGGCGTCTCTGCAGATGTCACTCGGGAGTGGGGTGGGGACACGTCTTCAGTCATTGGGACATGCAGGGGCGGCTGTGGTCACAAAGAAAGAGCAGGGGGTGGACACGTGGGCACGGCCAGTACAGCTGAGCCTGGGGACATCACCTGAGTGACCGTCCTCGGGCTTGTTTTGATCCTGAAGTGAGGAGGTGAAAACACGAATCCAGACGGTGAAACGGACCAACGGCCGCCCCTCTAGGCCTGCAGAGCACATCAGCAGTGCCACCGTTGAAGCTGCCACCATTGAAGCTGCCAGTGCTGCTGCGCTTTGCCAGACGTTTTGCTTTTTGTGTTCCCGAGGTGGACGCGATGAAAGTAGAAATGAAATCGGGCCAAAGATGCAATGAGCTGCGGCCGCTCGATGTCCCTGGTCACCTGGGCCAGTGACCTCTTAGGGACTCGGTGGGCAGGCAGCTGGGCTCTCTCGTTGTGCCTCGACGGCTCCATTCTCTCCATCTCAGCATGGCATAGTGTGCTCAAAGTGACCCCCAGCGATCCGTCTCACCCACCCAATATGTGACCCTCGGGTGGCCCGGCAAACGTGTGGCTGCACccatgatggactggcgccccctAAAGGAGGGCAGGGGTCTGGACTCTCTGGGAATGTTAACCCTTTGAATCCTGCCCTCCCAGCGTTTCGGCCCTAAAATCGCAGCCTCCTTGGCCGTTTTTCAATTTTGAAAGCCAAACATTTTGATTGATGAAgtagaatttgatgatgatgatgatgatgatgatgatgatgataagccATGATGTTATAACAACAGATTGAGGCTCATGACGGTTTGACTGGTCCGGCACTCCTGGATGTCTCACGGTGGAGCAGACGGGCTGACGTGTCCCACGCTAAAGGCAGTCGTGTCCCGGTGCTCCTGGATGGCGGGATATCGTGGGCGTGGCCTGATGTAGCGACCAGCGGCCTTTCGGGAATGATGTCTGCACGGGGGCAGAGTGCAAGATTTGAGCGGAACATAGAGTCACAGAATCGTTATGACGGTGGCTCAGTGGGCTGCTGTACCCCCCCTTTAGGGgccaaacaaataaaagaaggCAGCCTTCTGCCAGGGCCCGTGTGCCCATTGGTGCTGTTTTGCCAGTTGGTGTGAGTGGCATTGGCACTGCCAAGTCTGTCACCCCCCATCCTTTCCATTTTCCTCCGTCCTTTTTGTTTTAGGGGTTGTGACTCCGCGTGGCCGAGCTGCTCAGTTGTGTGTGACACAAAGCCGTGCTACTCAGTCACAGCCACACAAGTTCTCGTGTCCTCTGCTGGCGCATGCCCGCCTGCCACACCTTCACACACGCGCAGCCAGGGGACAAAGCTAATATTTGAGGAGAGATCTTGATAACGCCTGCCATGTCAACACAGCAGAGGCTTTCGGTGCGGAGAACTCGGCTGGAATTCCGGAGCCCCAAATGCCAATTGGCCACAGCAGGTTGCCCTCGTTTTTGCTATCTGTTGTGATGTCACCCCTGAGATTCGAAGTGGGGGTCGCCACATTGTCCAGCAGTAGAGGGTAAGGGTGTCCCCCGTGTAAAAGCAGCTTATTAAACAATGTTGGTGGCAAGGCCGCTTGCTTTTCATTCATATAGTGCCAGTAGGTGGCACTGGCCGCTCCGGTGCCCCTCCTCTCAAGCCCCACGTGCTAACACGGGCTGTTGCCGACAAGTCACATGACCTGGCAAAAAGTAACAGGACGAAAAAAAAAGCACGCTGAAGATGCCCGACAGGCTGCCCCAGTAAAGCTTGTGCCGCCTGTGACGCTGGAGGACACGACACTCAGATGGCAGGCCACACGTTGGCATGTCAGGTTCTTACAATTGATGGGATTTTCTGTTCTAATATTCTTCACGACTGGCTGTTTTTAGACATGTGGCTATCGCCATCATGGCAGTGCCCAGCACCGTGGGCTGTGGCGGTCACCTGTTGTCACCATCTTTGGGGTTGTTGCTCTTCGCGATTCGTTTTTTCAGCCTTGGCACAGGTCGCTCTAcgtgtgatttatttttatcgATGCGTCGCTGCGGCTCTGccagtgcagccgtgcaacaggtgacacctcagcaccacactggagcaGTCTTAGGGGTTTTATAGCGCCTGGAGATTCCCCTGTAAGTTGGACGACCTGCCTgccatacccaggacagagcagtTGAAGATTAAGGGTCCTGCTCTGGGCGTCacttacaggattcgaaccggcaaccttctgattagcGGTGCAACTCCTTAGCCTCCAAGCCGCCACTCCACCTGTTATGGCAGGAGATCTCATGAAGATGGCAGCTCCGCACAGTCACAGCTGCTTtatttccaactagtgtggcaaaagtccTTTTAAGGATGGCGAGTCACCTCGAAGTAAGGGCAGAGAGTCGATGCCAACGCTACACAAGAACGAATCTGCTTATGTCAACAGAGCACACTGCCAGCCTACGTAGTCGCGGTGTGCAGGCATGTAGCGTGTGGCACACCATCATGACTTGCCCGCACCTGTAGAGAGGCACGACGATGACCCGGACCCCCAAATGATCAGCCAGCGTTACAATGAGCCGAATGTAAAAGTTgcagcattcattttttaaccCATTCATTTCATTTGCGGTCATCGTCACACAGTTCAGCCCTCGTTGTTTCGAACCTTAGGCCGAGCGTTGGGTAGCCCCCCCATGCCCTGGGTGAACCCCAAACTCGCCAGATCTTGTATTCCTTAGTCCATTGGCCACAACTCCAGACGGCCCGATGGTCGCCCAGCGGTTTCCGAGGCAGAGGTGTGCGAGCTGCCAGCGCCCAAAGATGTCGCGCGTTTGTAATACAGACAGCGGGCGGGCGGGCGGGCAGCGACTCGACTGTGATATCTTTGATTGTGGGCACCGTGCGACCTTTCGGGTGTATTAATCCACccttttccttttgttgcttgtgccaatgcttaagccaacaaataacaCGTTATCCCTTGACtgtgttgatttgcatattcaaatatgtgaaattctgggaggagtcagggtggggcggcAGGCGCAGCACGTGTGTTAAGCTTCACGCTGAAGGGCCTGGAAGTTGGCGTATGCCAGGTTTTGGGCATCTGGACTTTTCCGTAGGTACGCACGTTTCCAGTTTTGTCCGCACGCCGTGTTTTAGTGTCAGTGCAACGCATGGGGTCATACGGGAGGCCCCGGGTGTGTCCGATGGAATGTCTCGGCGGGCACAGCTCTGGACAAACACCtgccccttttttcccttttttggccacaggtgtCACTTTGGATCTGAGACTCGAGTTGAGTTTGATCCATCTCTCGATGTCGGCCGACTCACCGGGCCCCTGCGTCTCGTCCCAGACCCCCCAATCAGGTCATTCCCCAAACTCCCACCCACAGCCATGTCCCTATGATGGGTCACTCTGATGTCACACAGCCTTCCTCACTGCGTGTTGCTCCAGAGAGGCAGGCCTCGGGGGCACTGAGGGGCTTGATTCTGGTCTTACAGGATGATGTGCCGGGCGCTCCACGTGGCCCAAGTGGTGACTGATAAGGCGCTTCCTTGATTTTTAACGTTCACGTCTGATTGACAAGAGCCCCCTTGTGGGCTTGAAGTGACCACCGGGAGCCTCCAAGCAATGAGTGCTGCATCGGCCGGGCTGGCACCTACTCCTAAAGTCACCCTGGCACGTGTAAGACGGCCCGCTGGTTGGCCCCCTTCTTGCTGTTG
It encodes:
- the LOC120543051 gene encoding histamine H2 receptor-like, which produces MRLSCPPLGSPKPPSPHRALRAIASPLEPHAAGRPVPVTRRHLLTAGTRMEGRPNATAGALLKRPVWPTVSLACVLGALFVLTVCGNVLVCLVVCHNRKLRNLTNCFIVSLAVTDLLLGLLVLPFSAVNELFLSWPFGATFCNVYTSLDVMLCTASILNLFMISLDRYYAVTAPLRYAMLVTPSRVAVALGVIWVVSFMVSFPPIHLGWNTVNFTVQNKGAGDRDTTCMLELNKGYALLDAFGTFYLPLLVMCVTYYRIFKIAREQAKRINTATCSGTAGAHLHSHLALPSVREHKATVTLAAVMGAFIVCWFPYFTVFTYLGLQGHVDQTVYGIVLWLGYANSALNPILYAALNRDFRTAYSQLLHCRQVGPAAVPALHLGRQHTHGATCEECPLEEHVLTMQDRNGEYRLFLSDNTQRSTLTQRLSDS